A region of Mesorhizobium sp. AR02 DNA encodes the following proteins:
- the lpxC gene encoding UDP-3-O-acyl-N-acetylglucosamine deacetylase yields the protein MGIVLHDYQTTVKTRASLTGTGVHSGKEVSISFLPADADTGIVFQLVKGAEQGREFRALVAEVGATDLCTMLGDPAGEHIATVEHIMAALFGLGIDNVLIEIDGSEVPIFDGSAMAFVEAIDQAGIETLSVKRRYIRVIKPVRIENGASWAEFRPYDGTRFEVEIDFESPAIGRQLFASDLNADIFRRDIARARTFGFMKDVERLWAAGYALGSSLENSLVIGDDNRVINMGGLRYPNEFVRHKTLDAMGDLALAGARFIGCFRSYRGGHRMNAAALRRLLSDRTAFEIVETTRRERGRAAEMSAVNAPLYAPWMI from the coding sequence ATGGGGATTGTCTTGCACGACTATCAGACGACAGTGAAGACGCGCGCGTCGCTTACGGGCACCGGCGTTCACAGCGGCAAAGAAGTTTCCATCAGTTTCCTGCCCGCGGATGCCGACACCGGTATCGTGTTCCAGCTGGTCAAGGGAGCAGAGCAGGGTCGCGAGTTCCGCGCCCTGGTTGCCGAGGTCGGCGCGACCGATTTGTGCACGATGCTTGGCGATCCCGCGGGCGAGCACATCGCCACGGTCGAGCATATCATGGCGGCGCTGTTCGGGCTGGGCATCGACAATGTCCTCATCGAGATCGACGGTTCCGAGGTTCCCATCTTCGATGGCAGCGCCATGGCGTTCGTGGAAGCCATCGATCAGGCGGGCATCGAGACGCTGTCGGTCAAGCGCCGCTACATCAGGGTCATCAAGCCGGTCCGTATCGAGAACGGCGCCTCGTGGGCGGAGTTCAGGCCCTATGACGGTACCCGTTTCGAGGTCGAGATCGATTTCGAAAGCCCTGCAATCGGCCGCCAGCTGTTTGCTTCCGACCTCAATGCCGATATTTTCCGCCGCGACATTGCGCGGGCGCGCACCTTCGGCTTCATGAAGGATGTCGAGCGGCTGTGGGCCGCCGGCTATGCGCTCGGCTCGTCGCTCGAGAACTCGCTGGTGATCGGGGACGACAACCGCGTCATCAACATGGGCGGCCTGCGCTATCCCAACGAATTCGTACGCCACAAGACGCTGGACGCCATGGGCGATCTGGCGCTGGCCGGAGCCCGCTTCATCGGCTGCTTCCGCTCCTATCGCGGTGGTCACAGGATGAACGCCGCGGCGCTGCGGCGCCTGCTGTCAGACCGCACGGCGTTCGAGATCGTCGAGACGACACGCCGCGAGCGTGGCCGCGCGGCAGAGATGAGCGCCGTCAATGCGCCGCTCTACGCACCCTGGATGATCTGA
- a CDS encoding outer membrane protein assembly factor BamD, which produces MLFTRVGQSKARQRSVILALSLVVPSLFLSACMSSPEKDINLSTYVDQTEPADVLYNQGLANLNAGRLDEASKKFDAVDRQHPYSEWARKSMVMGAFADYRKGSYDDAISSAKRYLALYPSTDDAPYAQYIIGLSYYRQIKDVTQDQKEARQTLQTMQDLVTRWPTSEYVDDAKEKIRFANDQLAGKEMQIGRYYLERREYIAAVKRFRNVVENYSNTRHVEEALARLTEGYYALGLTSEAQTAAAVLGTNYPDSPWYKDSYKLLQSNGLSPRENAGSWISKAGKLITGA; this is translated from the coding sequence ATGTTGTTCACGCGAGTCGGTCAATCGAAAGCGCGCCAGCGGTCTGTTATCCTGGCGCTTTCGCTGGTTGTTCCATCGCTCTTCCTGTCGGCTTGCATGTCGTCGCCGGAGAAAGACATCAACCTGTCGACCTATGTCGACCAGACAGAGCCGGCCGACGTTCTGTACAATCAGGGTCTCGCCAATTTGAATGCCGGACGCCTGGACGAGGCGAGCAAAAAGTTCGACGCCGTCGACCGCCAGCATCCCTATTCGGAATGGGCCCGTAAATCCATGGTGATGGGCGCGTTCGCCGATTATCGAAAGGGTAGCTACGACGATGCGATTTCGTCGGCCAAGCGCTATCTGGCGCTGTATCCGTCCACCGATGACGCGCCCTATGCGCAGTACATCATCGGCCTGAGCTACTATCGCCAGATCAAGGACGTGACGCAGGATCAGAAGGAAGCGCGTCAAACCCTGCAGACGATGCAGGATTTGGTGACACGCTGGCCGACGTCGGAATATGTCGACGACGCCAAGGAGAAGATCCGCTTCGCCAACGATCAGCTCGCCGGCAAGGAAATGCAGATCGGCCGCTATTATCTGGAGCGCCGCGAGTACATCGCCGCCGTCAAGCGTTTCCGCAACGTGGTGGAGAACTACTCCAACACGCGCCATGTCGAGGAAGCTCTGGCCCGCCTCACCGAAGGCTATTACGCGCTGGGGCTGACCTCGGAGGCCCAGACGGCCGCCGCGGTGCTCGGCACCAACTATCCCGACAGCCCATGGTACAAGGATTCCTACAAGCTGCTGCAGAGCAACGGGCTTTCGCCGCGCGAGAATGCCGGATCGTGGATATCCAAGGCCGGGAAGCTGATCACCGGCGCCTGA
- the recN gene encoding DNA repair protein RecN, whose product MLSRLSIRDIVLIEKLDIDFQPGLSVLTGETGAGKSILLDALSLALGARGDASLVRHGAAQGQVIAVFDVPRNHPVRALLVENAIEDDGDIILRRVQTADGRTRVFVNDQPSSVTLMRDVGRALVEIHGQHDERALVDPGAHRDVLDAFGGHLGAVRSTGEAWRHWRACEQELTRHRAKVTAAAREADYLRAAVAELTKLDPQPGEETELAELRAHMMRAEKIASEIHDAQDVLSGPSSPLPQLASLLRRLQRKATEAPGLLEDVVKSLDEAMLSLDAAQSGVEAALRATEYDPQRLEKAEERLFSLRAASRKHSVAVDDLAQLRDTMVADLADLDAGEERLHGLEKQATAAREAYDVGAAQLSSLRHAAAVGLTKAVMAELPALKLERAAFIVEMKSEAETRMEEGIDQIEFWVRTNPGTRPGPMMKVASGGELSRFLLALKVALADRGSAPTLVFDEIDTGVGGAVADAIGQRLARLSKRVQVLSVTHAPQVAARAATHFLISKSGSTDRVATGIAEMDRTARQEEIARMLAGATITDEARAAAERLLRENTNAA is encoded by the coding sequence ATGCTTTCCAGACTGTCGATCCGCGATATCGTCCTGATCGAGAAGCTGGATATCGACTTCCAGCCGGGCCTTTCCGTGCTGACCGGCGAAACCGGCGCCGGCAAATCCATCCTGCTCGATGCCCTGTCGCTGGCGCTCGGCGCACGCGGCGACGCCTCGCTGGTGCGCCACGGCGCGGCACAGGGCCAGGTCATTGCCGTGTTCGACGTGCCGCGCAACCATCCGGTGCGCGCGCTGCTTGTCGAAAATGCCATCGAGGATGACGGCGACATCATCCTGCGCCGCGTGCAGACGGCGGACGGCCGCACCCGCGTCTTCGTCAACGACCAGCCATCCAGCGTCACCCTGATGCGCGATGTCGGCCGCGCGCTGGTCGAGATCCACGGCCAGCACGATGAGCGTGCCCTGGTTGATCCCGGCGCCCACCGCGACGTGCTCGACGCCTTTGGCGGCCATCTTGGCGCCGTTCGCTCGACCGGTGAGGCCTGGCGGCACTGGCGCGCCTGCGAGCAGGAGCTTACACGCCACCGCGCCAAGGTGACGGCCGCCGCGCGCGAGGCCGACTATCTGCGCGCCGCGGTCGCGGAACTGACCAAGCTCGATCCTCAGCCCGGCGAGGAAACGGAACTGGCCGAACTGCGCGCCCACATGATGCGCGCCGAAAAGATCGCTTCCGAAATCCATGATGCACAGGATGTGCTGTCCGGTCCGTCTTCGCCCTTGCCGCAACTGGCCAGCCTGCTGAGACGGCTGCAGCGCAAGGCGACGGAGGCGCCTGGCCTGCTCGAGGATGTCGTCAAGTCGCTGGACGAAGCGATGCTATCGCTCGACGCGGCGCAGTCCGGTGTCGAGGCGGCACTTCGCGCCACCGAATATGATCCGCAGCGGCTGGAGAAGGCGGAGGAGCGGCTGTTTTCGCTGCGCGCTGCCTCACGCAAGCACAGCGTTGCCGTCGACGATCTGGCGCAATTGCGCGACACGATGGTTGCCGATCTCGCCGATCTCGACGCCGGCGAGGAACGCCTGCACGGGCTGGAAAAGCAGGCCACTGCTGCGCGCGAGGCCTATGACGTCGGCGCCGCGCAGCTTTCCTCGCTTCGCCACGCGGCGGCCGTCGGCCTGACCAAGGCCGTCATGGCCGAATTGCCGGCGCTGAAGCTCGAACGCGCCGCCTTCATCGTCGAGATGAAGAGCGAGGCCGAGACCCGCATGGAAGAGGGCATCGACCAGATCGAATTCTGGGTGCGCACCAATCCCGGCACACGGCCAGGGCCGATGATGAAGGTTGCATCCGGCGGTGAGCTGTCACGCTTCCTGCTGGCGCTGAAGGTGGCGCTGGCCGACCGCGGCTCGGCGCCGACGCTGGTCTTCGACGAAATCGACACTGGCGTGGGTGGCGCCGTGGCGGACGCCATCGGCCAGAGGCTGGCGCGGCTGTCGAAGCGCGTGCAGGTGCTGTCGGTCACCCACGCGCCGCAGGTGGCTGCGCGCGCGGCGACGCATTTCCTGATCTCCAAATCGGGCAGCACCGACCGCGTGGCGACCGGCATTGCCGAGATGGACAGGACGGCGCGGCAGGAAGAGATCGCCCGCATGCTGGCCGGCGCCACCATCACCGACGAGGCGCGCGCGGCCGCCGAGCGGCTGCTGCGTGAAAATACAAACGCGGCATAG
- the ftsZ gene encoding cell division protein FtsZ, translated as MTINLQKPDITELKPRITVFGVGGGGGNAVNNMITAGLRGVEFVVANTDAQALTMSKAARLIQLGAHVTEGLGAGSQPEVGRAAAEECIDEILDHLTNTHMCFVTAGMGGGTGTGAAPVVARAAREKGILTVGVVTKPFHFEGQRRMKTADMGIEELQKCVDTLIVIPNQNLFRLANDKTTFADAFAMADQVLYSGVACITDLMVKEGLINLDFADVRSVMREMGKAMMGTGEASGEGRAMAAAEAAIANPLLDETSMKGAKGLLISITGGRDLTLFEVDEAATRIREEVDQDANIILGATFDEELEGVIRVSVVATGIDKSAAEIAAAPISIRTAPPKPAGRPAVAAVESRPAPVQQPVYEPRAADPVAEAIQLAEANAAAMAQARPAPVAHADDFRPQSKIFQAPPQQPMPQPVVQQMQPAPQPREMLREVQQPVAMAPQRMPRVEDFPPVVKAEVDAKSRPVDHENNSGPMGLLKRLTNGLTRREEEPARLQPAQPREPKLRQAAPEVRRLASQDAQLYAPRRGQLDDQGRLTPQTRATQDDDQLEIPAFLRRQAN; from the coding sequence ATGACCATCAATCTGCAGAAGCCGGACATCACCGAGCTTAAGCCGCGCATCACCGTGTTCGGTGTCGGCGGCGGCGGCGGCAATGCCGTGAACAACATGATCACCGCCGGTCTGCGCGGTGTCGAGTTCGTCGTGGCCAACACCGACGCGCAGGCGCTGACCATGTCGAAGGCCGCCCGGCTGATCCAGCTCGGCGCGCATGTCACCGAGGGGCTCGGTGCGGGATCGCAGCCGGAAGTCGGCCGCGCGGCGGCGGAAGAGTGCATCGATGAGATCCTCGATCATCTCACCAACACCCATATGTGCTTCGTCACCGCCGGCATGGGCGGCGGCACCGGCACCGGTGCTGCTCCGGTCGTTGCCCGCGCTGCGCGCGAAAAGGGCATCCTCACCGTCGGCGTCGTCACCAAGCCGTTCCACTTCGAAGGCCAGCGCCGCATGAAGACGGCCGACATGGGCATCGAGGAACTGCAGAAATGCGTCGACACGCTGATCGTCATCCCCAACCAGAACCTGTTCCGGCTGGCCAATGACAAGACCACCTTCGCCGATGCCTTCGCCATGGCCGACCAGGTGCTCTATTCCGGTGTTGCCTGCATCACCGACCTGATGGTCAAGGAAGGCCTGATCAACCTCGACTTCGCCGACGTGCGTTCGGTGATGCGCGAGATGGGCAAGGCGATGATGGGCACCGGCGAGGCTTCGGGCGAAGGCCGCGCGATGGCCGCCGCCGAGGCAGCGATCGCCAACCCGCTTCTCGACGAGACCTCGATGAAGGGCGCCAAGGGCCTGCTGATCTCGATCACCGGCGGCCGCGACCTGACCCTGTTCGAAGTCGACGAAGCGGCGACCCGCATCCGCGAGGAAGTCGACCAGGACGCCAACATCATCCTGGGCGCCACCTTCGACGAGGAGCTCGAAGGCGTCATCCGCGTCTCGGTGGTCGCCACCGGCATCGACAAGTCGGCGGCTGAAATCGCCGCCGCGCCGATCTCGATCCGTACCGCTCCGCCGAAGCCGGCCGGCCGTCCGGCCGTGGCCGCCGTGGAAAGCCGCCCGGCACCGGTCCAGCAGCCTGTCTATGAGCCGCGCGCCGCCGACCCGGTCGCCGAAGCGATCCAGCTCGCCGAGGCAAATGCCGCGGCCATGGCGCAGGCCCGCCCGGCTCCTGTCGCCCATGCGGACGATTTCCGCCCGCAGAGCAAGATCTTCCAGGCGCCGCCGCAGCAGCCAATGCCGCAGCCGGTCGTCCAGCAGATGCAGCCGGCCCCGCAGCCGCGCGAAATGCTGCGTGAGGTCCAGCAGCCGGTGGCGATGGCGCCGCAGCGCATGCCGCGCGTCGAGGACTTTCCCCCGGTTGTGAAGGCCGAGGTGGATGCCAAGAGCCGTCCGGTCGACCATGAGAACAACAGCGGACCGATGGGCCTCTTGAAGCGCCTGACCAACGGCCTGACCCGCCGCGAGGAGGAGCCCGCACGGCTGCAGCCGGCGCAGCCGCGCGAGCCGAAGCTGCGCCAGGCGGCTCCCGAAGTGCGCCGTCTCGCCAGCCAGGACGCCCAGCTCTACGCGCCGCGCCGTGGCCAGCTGGATGATCAGGGCCGCCTGACGCCGCAGACCCGGGCGACTCAGGACGACGATCAGCTGGAGATTCCGGCGTTCCTGCGCCGCCAGGCCAACTGA